The following are encoded together in the Penicillium digitatum chromosome 3, complete sequence genome:
- a CDS encoding Tyrosyl-DNA phosphodiesterase, putative, which yields MKGSIPIKGLFDIQHAQPSTSLNARVSRDRPSRPPFNLRQLSTTTLTGTLSMERPSKRARFLLDSSDGAATTPLTSFQRAISPPLPRGCPALTDGLVISGTGVTAHSTKFVDSPVQLTHIRDLPDGNNVDAVRLRDILGDPMIRECWQFNFIFDVDFLMAHFDEDVRSLVKVKVVHGSWRREDSNRIRVEEACSRYPNVEPIVAYMPEPFGTHHSKMMILLRHDDLAQVVIHTANMIHMDWTNMTQAAWLSPLLPLQKATSVESPTDAKVGSGARFKRDLLAYLKAYGPKKTGPLVQQLDNYDFCPIRAALIASVPSKKHASDSSSDEETLWGWPAVKDLMGQVPIQQKNTSKKPHIVIQTSSVATLGQTNKWLKDVFFKALTPTHSPQPTYSIIFPTPDEIRRSLNGYNSGVSIHMKIQSAAQQKQLQYMSPYLCQWAGDSLPPGQCIDLSEDNPPKREAGRARAAPHIKTYIRFADSDMKTIDWAMVSSANLSTQAWGAATNASGEVRICSWEIGVVVWPELFRDGGCDDAASPSASESESRAEGKPPAPDVLMVPCFKRDRPVVSDGAETASMVVGFRMPYDLPLTPYGAGDEPWCATASHALPDWQGQSWVV from the exons ATGAAAGGTTCAATTCCTATTAAAGGTCTTTTTGATATACAACATGCACAACCTTCGACATCGCTCAATGCTCGTGTCTCTCGTGATCGCCCATCTCGACCGCCTTTCAACCTTCGTCAACTCTCGACTACCACTCTCACAGGAACACTTTCAATGGAGCGCCCCTCTAAAAGAGCCAGATTCTTATTAGATTCCAGTGATGGCGCAGCTACTACACCCTTGACATCTTTCCAAAGGGCCATTAGCCCACCGTTGCCACGGGGCTGTCCCGCACTGACTGACGGTTTGGTGATTTCTGGCACCGGAGTCACTGCTCACTCTACCAAGTTCGTCGATTCGCCAGTACAACTTACTCACATTCGAGATTTACCGGATGGTAATAATGTCGACGCGGTCCGACTACGTGACATTCTTGGAGATCCCATGATCCGTGAATGCTGGCAGTTTAACTTCATCTTTGATGTGGACTTTCTGATGGCACactttgatgaagatgtccGGAGTCTAGTGAAAGTCAAGGTCGTACATGGGTCGTGGCGGAGGGAGGATTCAAATCGCATTCGAGTCGAG GAGGCCTGTTCGCGATATCCTAATGTCGAGCCTATTGTGGCCTACATGCCGGAACCTTTCGGGACACATCATTCCAAGATGATGATTCTTCTTCGACATGATGACCTAGCTCA GGTCGTTATCCATACGGCAAACATGATCCATATGGATTGGACCAACATGACCCAGGCTGCCTGGCTCTCTCCATTGCTTCCCCTGCAGAAGGCAACCTCGGTAGAATCTCCCACAGATGCAAAAGTTGGCTCGGGCGCACGCTTCAAAAGAGATCTCCTCGCTTATTTGAAAGCGTACGGACCTAAAAAGACTGGTCCGCTAGTCCAGCAGCTGGATAACTATGACTTCTGTCCTATTCGTGCTGCCCTCATTGCTAGTGTCCCGTCCAAAAAGCACGCCAGTGACTCCAGCTCAGACGAAGAGACACTATGGGGCTGGCCTGCTGTCAAAGATTTGATGGGCCAAGTACCAATCCAGCAGAAAAACACAAGCAAGAAACCACACATAGTCATACAG ACCTCCTCGGTAGCAACCCTCGGTCAGACAAACAAATGGCTCAAAGACGTCTTTTTCAAAGCCCTCACCCCAACGCACAGCCCACAACCGACCTACTCAATAATCTTCCCGACCCCAGACGAAATCCGCCGCTCCTTAAACGGCTACAACTCCGGCGTCTCAATCCACATGAAAATCCAAAGCGCAGCACAACAGAAGCAACTCCAATACATGAGTCCGTATCTCTGCCAATGGGCTGGTGACAGCCTCCCCCCAGGTCAATGCATCGACCTATCCGAAGACAATCCCCCAAAGCGCGAAGCAGGCCGCGCCCGCGCAGCACCACACATCAAGACTTACATTCGCTTCGCGGACTCAGACATGAAGACCATTGACTGGGCGATGGTCTCGTCGGCGAATCTGTCCACGCAGGCGTGGGGTGCGGCGACGAATGCTAGTGGCGAGGTGCGCATTTGTAGCTGGGAGATTGGCGTTGTTGTTTGGCCGGAGCTTTTCCGAGATGGAGGTTGTGATGATGCTGCATCTCCATCTGCATCTGAATCTGAATCCCGGGCGGAAGGGAAACCCCCTGCGCCGGACGTGCTGATGGTTCCTTGCTTTAAGCGGGATCGTCCTGTTGTGTCTGATGGAGCTGAGACCGCTTCTATGGTCGTCGGGTTCCGGATGCCTTATGATCTTCCGTTGACGCCGTATGGCGCGGGTGATGAGCCGTGGTGTGCAACTGCTTCGCACGCTCTACCAGACTGGCAGGGGCAGAGTTGGGTTGTTTGA
- a CDS encoding Cytochrome P450 family protein, with amino-acid sequence MAQLRSKRKAPGVTMPEENLNPISCELCRQRKCKCDRRLPFCSQCAGDMSKCTYPESGKRGLPLGYLNQLEERLVETESALHGALMVIRSMGQPTAVQPLAKTDTSPKNKAARMEEWSQLPLREWPDLERWLTVMSDRFTIEQPSDMVSETLRRGYTIPMTPTHEKPQSLGDQPHSRLVSYAWQSRDNRVSLGSAYDAHQSHSGVMASPVYFRHQVAVEPEPVPSPRSSRDGIIRVEDAVGVSDAQAGVKMGRSSKAEELSHNNPSLYF; translated from the exons ATGGCGCAATTACGATCGAAGCGGAAGGCACCTGGTGTTACCATGCCAG AAGAAAACTTAAATCCGATTTCTTGTGAGCTATGCAGACAGCGTAAATGCAAG TGTGATCGCAGACT TCCGTTTTGCTCTCAATGCGCAGGGGACATGTCGAAATGTACCTACCCAGAGAGTGGTAAAAG AGGCTTACCGTTGGGATACTTGAATCAATTGGAAGAGAGGCTTGTAGAGACCGAGTCAGCCCTCCACGGGGCTTTGATGGTGATTCGTTCAATGGGACAACCAACAGCAGTTCAACCCCTAGCAAAGACGGATACCAGTCCTAAAAACAAGGCAGCTCGCATGGAAGAGTGGTCTCAGCTGCCCCTTCGAGAATGGCCTGATCTGGAACGTTGGCTAACAGTCATGTCGGACCGGTTTACCATTGAGCAGCCAAGCGACATGGTTTCAGAGACGTTGAGACGTGGCTACACGATTCCTATGACTCCTACTCATGAGAAACCGCAGAGCTTGGGAGATCAACCTCATTCCAGACTAGTCTCATATGCATGGCAATCCAGGGACAACAGAGTCAGTTTAGGGAGTGCATACGACGCTCATCAGTCTCACTCGGGAGTGATGGCTTCGCCGGTTTATTTTAGACACCAGGTCGCGGTGGAACCCGAACCCGTGCCGTCTCCTCGTAGTTCTCGAGACGGAATAATTAGAGTCGAGGATGCCGTCGGTGTTTCGGATGCACAAGCTGGGGTGAAGATGGGGCGGTCGAGTAAAGCTGAGGAACTGTCGCACAATAACCCGAGCCTTTACTTTTAA
- a CDS encoding Tyrosyl-DNA phosphodiesterase, putative — protein MSAPIASQKTYSIASIPADGIGPEVINAGITALNTLTDTLKTFKLEFKNYDWSSETYKKTGKYIPDGGLEELKKHDAIFFGAVGAPDVPDHISLWGLRLAICQPFQQYANVRPTRVFRGTESPLRNCGPNDLDWVIIRENSEGEYAGQGGRSHAGKPWEVATEVSIFSRHGVERIMRFAFETAQKRPRKLLTVVTKSNAQRNGMVLWDEVAKLVAVDFPDVTVDKMLVDAMTTRMVLKPESLDTIVATNLHADILSDLAASLAGSIGIAPTSNLDPTREYPSMFEPIHGSAFDITGMGISNPVATFWTAAEMLAWLGEEEASKQLLVCVENVCEQGVLTRDLGGNATTKQVTDAVVAEIKKLA, from the exons ATGTCTGCTCCAATCGCTAGCCAGAAGACCTACAGCATTGCCTCCATCCCAGCCGATGGAATTGGCCCAGAGGTCATCAATGCTGGTATTACGGCTCTGAATACCTTGACCGATACCCTCAAGACCTTCAAGTTGGAGTTCAAGAATTATGACTGGAGCTCCGAAACCTACAAGAAGACCGGCAAATACATCCCGGATGGTGGACTCGAGGAGCTCAAGAAGCACGACGCAATTTTCTTCGGCGCTGTCGGCGCTCCTG ATGTTCCCGATCACATTTCCCTGTGGGGTCTGAGACTCGCCATCTGCCAGCCGTTCCAACAGTACGCGAACGTGCGCCCAACACGGGTGTTCCGCGGCACCGAGTCCCCGCTGCGCAATTGCGGGCCCAACGACCTTGACTGGGTGATCATCCGTGAGAACAGCGAAGGAGAGTATGCTGGTCAGGGAGGCCGCTCCCATGCCGGAAAGCCTTGGGAGGTTGCAACGGAGGTTTCTATCTTCTCTCGTCACGGTGTGGAGAGGATAATGCGGTTTGCCTTTGAGACTGCTCAGAAGCGGCCGCGCAAGCTGTTGACTGTGGTTACCAAGAGTAATGCGCAGCGCAACGGCATGGTTCTCTGGGATGAAGTGGCAAAGCTTGTTGCCGTTGATTTTCCCGATGTCACTGTGGACAAGATGCTCGTTGATGCCATGACTACCCGCATGGTTCTGAAGCCCGAAAGTCTGGATACCATCGTTGCTACCAATTTG CACGCTGACATTCTATCTGATCTTGCTGCTTCTCTGGCTGGATCTATTGGTATCGCACCTACCTCTAACCTCGACCCTACACGAGAGTATCCCAGTATGTTTGAGCCCATTCACGGCTCCGCTTTTGATATCACTGGCATGGGTATCTCCAATCCCGTGGCTACATTTTGGACGGCCGCGGAGATGCTTGCTTGGCTCGGTGAGGAGGAGGCTTCCAAGCAGCTGTTGGTTTGCGTCGAGAATGTCTGCGAGCAGGGAGTTCTTACCCGTGACTTGGGTGGTAATGCCACGACAAAGCAGGTCACTGATGCAGTTGTGGCAGAGATTAAGAAGCTTGCGTAA
- a CDS encoding C6 transcription factor, putative gives MASASPASVRFQEDESQWPYSSRPTKRHKRTSGAGASGPSPREIGFMRESQNDGSATFLGSSSGIHFIRHVYNAFTRRSADLDQTRARDRSSVPGEDDRLQQIPGSIQSSDELWAKEELNYAPNASVAFDDLVEWTRSYFENWHPIFPCLHAPTVLKTMETVSQKGIESVNQLELMILRSILSISLGDDRQKTVRSSKINPVPSVLVFRSIQHVMQDVQSLLEKPTSLPLLQAAFTAQLALASLLRLNAASRVGGVITRTAFHLGLHRCPRRFSCFSSEEANIRCRLFWSIYSLERYLSQALGIPLSIRDDDIDVCYPDAERHLSNFKVRDDCRLRLLGHLAKFARIRGLIVELRNKSILHSRVSQIEAAHVTGELAQWWNEVYDDVNPIYEPTETGRDQGPILQPYHRLLLMILRHEATISLNRPLLASENPSADYKNALQTCIGSSRSILAALRKHMSSEPASPLSWPCFTWSAWMACLILMYAAWNEEFPVLTALKYARMGIAILENLSLRGSSWPETCIEAIKGMQSAFKTQTSSGHQPKPTATFHGRGRSSQPNSQATPSTDRRISRMLPAQNENNEISETGLTPIRSQALAPNGCQGRPASTEIRPLQASIRSPAQGLGPAENYDSAVFSPSSNFGNFAEALDPAENYLSGQSSAGLIFGNMADRNSAFNPSFAGQDSLLFSSSMLMNDSWSVADGPWMIHNNF, from the coding sequence ATGGCTTCGGCTTCACCTGCCAGTGTGCGGTTTCAAGAGGATGAGTCCCAATGGCCATATTCTTCTCGTCCGACAAAGAGACACAAGCGCACCTCCGGCGCGGGAGCCTCAGGACCCTCGCCTCGCGAAATTGGATTTATGAGAGAGTCTCAAAATGACGGGTCTGCAACCTTCCTTGGAAGTTCAAGTGGAATCCATTTTATTCGTCATGTTTACAATGCCTTTACACGCCGTTCAGCAGACTTGGACCAAACACGAGCCCGTGACAGATCCTCGGTGCCAGGGGAAGACGACCGGCTGCAGCAAATTCCAGGAAGCATCCAAAGCTCGGATGAGCTATGGGCAAAGGAGGAATTAAATTATGCCCCAAATGCCTCAGTTGCTTTCGACGATCTTGTAGAGTGGACACGCAGCTATTTCGAAAATTGGCACCCAATCTTCCCATGCCTACACGCCCCGACAGTCTTGAAAACCATGGAGACAGTCAGCCAAAAAGGGATTGAATCGGTCAACCAACTAGAACTGATGATTCTCCGCTCCATTTTGTCCATTTCTCTCGGTGATGATCGGCAGAAAACGGTGCGTAGTTCGAAGATCAATCCCGTTCCTTCGGTCTTGGTCTTTCGATCCATCCAACATGTGATGCAAGATGTACAAAGCCTCCTTGAAAAGCCAACCAGCTTGCCACTGCTACAAGCGGCATTCACCGCTCAACTCGCactcgcttctcttttgcgCCTGAATGCTGCCTCGCGGGTAGGGGGTGTCATCACGCGCACTGCATTCCACCTCGGGTTGCATCGTTGCCCAAGACGCTTTTCTTGCTTCAGCAGCGAAGAAGCCAACATCCGTTGTCGATTATTCTGGTCAATATATTCCCTTGAGCGATATCTTTCCCAGGCCCTTGGCATTCCGCTCTCTATCCGAGATGACGACATTGACGTGTGCTACCCCGATGCGGAGAGACATCTTTCAAATTTTAAAGTCCGTGACGATTGTAGATTGCGCCTACTAGGCCATCTAGCGAAGTTTGCCCGGATTCGAGGTTTGATTGTTGAACTTCGTAATAAATCCATTCTCCACAGTCGCGTTAGCCAGATTGAAGCGGCTCATGTTACTGGAGAACTAGCGCAATGGTGGAATGAAGTTTACGACGATGTCAACCCCATTTATGAGCCCACAGAAACTGGCCGGGATCAAGGACCGATCTTGCAGCCATACCACCGGCTACTCCTGATGATCCTGAGACACGAGGCTACTATCTCGCTCAATCGACCTCTTCTAGCCTCTGAAAATCCTAGTGCAGATTACAAGAACGCATTACAGACTTGCATTGGATCTTCTCGGTCTATCCTTGCGGCATTGAGAAAGCACATGTCTTCTGAACCGGCATCTCCGCTCTCCTGGCCATGCTTTACCTGGTCTGCTTGGATGGCCTGTCTCATTCTGATGTATGCTGCGTGGAATGAAGAATTTCCAGTGCTGACTGCTCTCAAGTATGCGAGAATGGGGATTGCCATCTTGGAAAACCTATCACTGCGCGGTAGCAGCTGGCCAGAGACCTGCATCGAGGCGATCAAAGGCATGCAATCTGCTTTCAAAACACAGACATCTAGTGGGCACCAACCCAAGCCTACTGCCACATTTCACGGCCGCGGAAGATCATCTCAACCCAATTCCCAAGCTACCCCATCGACGGATAGACGGATATCACGAATGCTGCCAGCTCAAAATGAAAATAATGAGATTAGCGAAACAGGTCTCACGCCAATTCGATCTCAAGCTTTAGCGCCGAACGGATGCCAAGGCCGTCCAGCCTCTACCGAAATTCGTCCACTTCAAGCTTCAATACGCTCTCCTGCCCAAGGCCTCGGCCCCGCAGAAAACTACGACTCGGCCGTTTTTTCACCGTCTAGCAATTTCGGTAACTTTGCTGAAGCATTAGACCCTGCTGAGAACTATCTCAGTGGACAGTCTTCAGCTGGTCTCATATTTGGCAACATGGCTGACAGAAACTCTGCTTTCAATCCGAGTTTTGCTGGTCAAGACTCTTTGCTATTTTCATCATCTATGCTCATGAACGATTCATGGAGTGTGGCTGATGGCCCATGGATGATTCACAACAACTTCTAG